The nucleotide window TCACAATTTGTCTGATGAAGGAAAAACTATTCTTATCTGTTCCCATGTTTTATCAGAAGTGAAAAAGGTCTGCAAAACACTTGGAATATTATCACAGGGAGATCTTGTTGCCAGGGGCACAGTTGAAGATGTTGAAAAGCAGCTTATTGAAAAAAGTCAAAATCCTTTAAAAATCATTCTTGAAACAGAAGAGCCGCTTCCTGAAATTAAGCATTCCGAAATTATAAAAATTGAAGTTAATAATAATCATGCCATAATATATACAAAAAATGATATCAGGAAAAATATCTTTGATATTCTAAAAAAAGATTATAAAATAATTGATATACATCTTGAATCCCCCCCTCTTGAGGAATTATTTCTTAATGTCTACAGGAGGGAATAGTGTGATATCAGAAAGGGTTTTAATTGTTGCCAAAAAGGAATTTATTGGGAATATTACAAGCAAAAAATTTTTTCTCATCCTCATTTTATTCGCAATTATTGTAGGAATAGGTGCTTTTGATGGTATCAGTGAATACTACAGCGTGCTTGATGAGTATAAATCCGGGAGCAGCGATGTTTATCAAATCCCTCCGACCCCTGTAATAGTATTTGGAAGTATTACAGAAAATCTGGGCTATTATGGATTTGGAGCAATTATTGCCATAGCACTTGGTTTCAATCTGATTTCAGGTGAAAGGGAATCAGGATCGCTCAAATCTCTTCTTTCGCATCCGGTTTTCCGGGACGAAATAATCAATGGGAAGGCTATTGGAGGAATTTTTTCATTGCTTTTTGCAGAAACGATTGTCTTTACTATCGTTATCGCACTAATGCTTACAAATGGAATTGTTCCTGACTTGAACGCATTTGGAAAAATATGCATAATCTGTTTTTTTATATTATTATTTCTAATTGCCAATTTTTCTCTTGCACTGATGTCTTCAGCAATTTGTAAAAGCAGTAGTAGTGCACTGATTTTATCAGTATCCCTGCTCTTTATCATGTCATATCTGATTCCTGTTGCAGGACTTGAAGTCTCAAGTTATCTGATCCTGGGAGATGAGCCGGAAACAATCTATTCAAATGAAATGTCCTCCATGTCAGCCAGCGAAGTGCAGTATTATCAGGATACGAAACTTGATTATATGAATAAAAAAATTAGTTTACAGGACATTTTATCAGTATTTTCCGTTAGAAGAATATTTTCAGAAATAGTTGACCCTTTT belongs to Methanolacinia paynteri and includes:
- a CDS encoding ABC transporter permease subunit; translated protein: MISERVLIVAKKEFIGNITSKKFFLILILFAIIVGIGAFDGISEYYSVLDEYKSGSSDVYQIPPTPVIVFGSITENLGYYGFGAIIAIALGFNLISGERESGSLKSLLSHPVFRDEIINGKAIGGIFSLLFAETIVFTIVIALMLTNGIVPDLNAFGKICIICFFILLFLIANFSLALMSSAICKSSSSALILSVSLLFIMSYLIPVAGLEVSSYLILGDEPETIYSNEMSSMSASEVQYYQDTKLDYMNKKISLQDILSVFSVRRIFSEIVDPFTRTSSYLLTLEMYGGDNTSFLEYEPSTLEILESIWTKIFALIMFPVIFFGIAYVKFMRMDLR